Within Pseudomonas tructae, the genomic segment GCTGTCCTCTGGCAACGAGATGACCTTGGTGATGCTCAGCCTGATGGTGCTGGGCCTGTTCGCCTTCATGGGCCTGCTGGAGTGGGTGCGCAGCCTGGTGGTGATCCGCCTCGGCACGCAGATGGACATGCGCCTCAACCCGCGGGTGTTCGAAGCCGCCTATCAGGCCAGCCTGGCGGGTCACAAGGGCGCGGCGAACCAGGTGCTGAGCGATCTGACCACCTTGCGCCAGTTCGCCACGGGCCAGGCGCTGTTCGCCTTTTTCGACGCGCCGTGGTTCCCGGTGTACCTGTTGGTGATGTTCCTGTTCAGCCCATGGCTGGGGCTGATGGCACTGGTGGGCGCGGTGCTGTTGACGATCCTGGCCTGGGTCAACGAGCGCCTGACCCAGGCGCCGTTTGCCGAAGCCGGGCAGTTGTCGCAGCAGGCCGGGCAACAGGCCGGGGCCAACCTGCGCAACGCCGAAGTGATGGAGGCCATGGGCATGCTGGCGGCAGTCCGCCAGCGCTGGGCCACGTTGCACCACGGTTTTCTGTTGCGCCAGAACTTGGGCAGCGAGCGCACGGCGGCGGTAACGGCCGTGTCCAAGAGCCTGCGCCTGGCCTTGCAATCGCTGGTGCTGGGCCTGGGCGCATGGCTGGCGATCGAGCAACTGATCACCCCGGGGATGATGATCGCAGGTTCCATTCTGATGGCCCGGGTGCTGGCGCCGATCGACCAGTTGATCGCCGTGTGGCGCCAATGGGGTTCGGCGCGCCAGGCCTATGAGCGCCTGCATACCTTGCTCAGCGAGCAACCCGCGCGAGCGCTTGGCATGCCGCTGCCGGCGCCGACCGGGTGCCTGCTGGTCGAGCAGCTCAGCGCCGTGCAGCCGGGCACTCGCAAGCCGTGCCTGGTCAACCTGGGTTTCGAGCTCGCGGCTGGCGACAGCCTCGGCATCATTGGCGCATCCGGTTCGGGCAAGTCGACCCTGGCGCGTTTGCTGGTCGGCGCCGCCACCCCCACTGCCGGCAAGGTGCGCCTGGATGGCGCCCAATTGCAGCAATGGGACAAGGGCCTGCTCGGTGCCCACATCGGTTACTTGCCCCAGGACGTCCAGCTGTTCGCCGGTACGATCGCCGACAACATCGCTCGCCTGGGCGTGGTCGACTCGCAGCAGGTGGTGGCCGCCGCGCAACTGGCCGGTGTGCACGAGATGATTCTGAAGCTGCCCAACGGCTATGACACCCAATTGGGCGAAGGCGGGGCGGGGCTGTCCGGCGGCCAGCGCCAGCGCATCGGCCTGGCCCGGGCCTTGTATGGCCTGCCGGCACTGATCGTGCTCGATGAGCCCAACTCCAACCTCGATGACTTCGGTGAGCGCGCCTTGCTGGAGGCGATCAAGCAGGTCAAGGCACAGCAACGCACGCTGATCCTGATCACCCACAAGTCCAGCTTGCTGGCCGCAGTGGACAAGTTGCTGGTGCTGCAGAACGGCCAGATGCAAGCCTTTGGCCCGACCGCGCGGGTGTTGCAGGACCTGCAGCGCAGCCACAAGCCGACCGGTATTCCCACCCCCACTCCAGCACTGCGTAGCGCCGCCAGCGTCAGCATGAGCTACGGCACCCCGAGAACCTGACCATGACCGCTCCTCAGTCGCATCACGCGCAAGCCGTTCCCGACAACCTGCTGACCCTCGATGACCGACGCCATAGCCGTCTGGGCCGTTGGCTGGTGATCGGCGGCTTTGGCGGTTTCATCCTCTGGGCGGCCCTGGCGCCGCTGGACAAGGGCGTGCCGGTGTCGGGCAACGTGGTGGTCGCCGGCAGCCGCCAGGCGGTGCAACATCCTACGGGCGGTACCATCGAGCGCTTGCTGGTGCGTGATGGTGACAGCGTCAGTGCCGGGCAGGTGCTGGTGCAGATGGACGCCACCCAGGCCCAGGCCCAACATGATTCGTTAAGGGTGCAGTACGTCAACGCCCGGGCCAGTGAAGCGCGCCTGCAAGCCGAGCGTGACGGGCTGGCAAGTATCAGCTTCCCGGCCGATGTGCAGGCCCTGGCCAGCGAACCCTGGGTCGCCACCGCCCTGGAGTTGCAGCGCCAGTTGCGCAACAGCCGGCGTCAGTCGCTGGACATGGAGCTGGCCGGCCTGCGCGAAAACATCGCTGGCGCCGAGGCCATGCTCGCCGGCGTGCAGGGATCGATGAGCCACAAGCAGGAACAACGCGCTGCGCTCGACGAACAACTTCAAGGCCTGCGCGAACTGGCCCGCGACGGCTACATCCCGCGCAACCGCTTGCTCGACAGTGAGCGTCTGTACGCGCAGATCAACGGTGCGATCTCCGAAGACCTGGGCAATATCGGCCGTACTCGCCGCCAGGTGCAGGAGCTGAAACTGCGCATGGCCCAGCGCCAGCAAGAGTACCAGCGCGAAGTCGGCCAGCAGTTGAGCGACATGCAGTCCAATGCCGAAGACCTCGGCAACCGCCTGCGCAGCGCAGCCTTCGAACTGGCCAACACCCAGCTGCGCGCACCGGCCAGTGGCACGGTGGTAGGCCTTAGCGTGTTCACCAATGGCGGGGTGATCGCCCGCGGCCAGCAACTGATGGAGATCGTCCCCAGCGATACGCCCTTGCTGATTGATGCCCGCGCGCCGGTGGAACTGGTCGACCGTCTGCGTCCGGGCCTGCCGGTGGAAATCATGTTCGTCGCCTTCAACCAGAGCAAGACGCCACGGGTCGAAGGCGAGCTGACCCTGGTCTCGGCCGATCGCCTGCTCGATGAGAAAACCCAGCAGCCGTATTACCAGGTGCGCGCCAAGGTCAGTGATGCCGGCTTGCAGCAACTGGCCGGCCAGGACATCCGCCCCGGCATGCCGGTGCAAGCCTTCGTGCGCACTGGCGAGCGCTCGATGCTCAATTATCTGTTCAAGCCGTTGACCGACCGGGTGCACGTCGCCCTGGCGGAGGAATGATGTCGATGCGTGTGATGTGTTGCCTGCTGTTGTTGGGCACCAGCCTGTCGGCCGCCGCCGTGGACCTGGGTGATGCCTATGCTCTGGCACTGCGTAATGATCCGACCTTCCATGCGGCCATCGCCGAGCGCGATGCCGGCCTTGAGAGTCGCGCCATTGGCCGGGCGGCGCTGTTGCCGAACCTGTCGTACCGCTACAACAATGCCCGCAACGATTCGCAAGTGACCCAGACCAACGTCCGCGGCAATGTCACCAGCCAGCGAGACTACCGCAGCTATTCCTCGACCCTGACCTTGCAACAGCCACTGTTCGACTATGGTGCCTGGGCCGAATACCGCCAGGGCGTGGCCAAGGCGCTGTTGGCCGATGAGCGCTTTCGCAGCCGCAGCCAGGAGTTGGCGGTGCGGGTGTTCGCCGCCTACAGCGAGGCATTGTTCGCTGACGAGCAGATCGCCCTGGCCCAGGCCCAGCGCCGAGCCTATGCCGAGCAATTGCAATTGAACCGGCGCCTGCTCAAGGGCGGTGAGGGCACCCGCACCGACCTGCTGGAAACCCAGGCGCGGTACGAACTGGCCCAGGCGCAGGAAATCGAAGCCAGCGACAACCTCGATGCCGCCCTGCGCGTGCTGCAGGCGATCATCGGCGAGCCGCTGGAGGTCGCTGACCTTGCGCCCTTGAGTGGCGATTTCCGGGTTCAACCCTTGCAGCCATTGCGCTTTGAAAGCTGGCGGGACCTGGCCGTGGCCCACAACGCCGAACTGGCTTCCCAGCGCCACGCCCTGGTTGCCGCCGACTATGCCGTCGAGCGTCAGCGTGCCGGCCACTTGCCGACCCTGAGCGCCTACGCCAGCACCGGCAAATCCAGCTCCAGCTCCGAAAGCAGCTATGACCAACGCTATGACACCGACAGCATCGGCCTCCAGGTCAGCCTGCCGTTGTTCGCCGGTGGCGGGGTCTCGGCGGCTACCCGCCAGGCTGCGGCCGAGCGGGACAGTGCGCGCTTCAGCCTGGACGGGCAGCTTGCCGATACGCTCAACCAGTTGCGCAAGCAATTCAACTTGTGCGCCAGCAGCACGGCGAAGATTCGCGCCTATGAGCTGGCGGTCAAATCGGCCAGTGGCCTGATCGAAGCGACCCGCAGGAGCGTGGCCGGTGGTGAGCGGGTCAACCTCGATGTGCTCGATGCCGAACAGCAACTGTTCAGCGCCCGCCGCGACCTGGCCCAGGCCCGCTACGACTACCTGCGTGCCTGGTTGCAGTTGCGCTATCTGGCCGGGGTGCTGGAGCCGCAGGATTTGCAGCAATTGAATGGATACTTTGCCAGTCGGTCGGCGGGCTTGGCTGCGCGCTGAGTTCAGCTTGCCTTTTGACTTACAGCAAGCCGGCGTTTGACTTGGCAGCTCGCTAGGTTTTGACATAGTTGCTGAACTGATTTCTTGGTAAGTCCAGTATTTACTGGTCTTTCATGTGCTATGTTTTGACTTGCTGAGGAAATGCTTTTGAGATGATTGGACATGCCGACTTTCAAACACCACGCACTGGCACTGCTTAATCCTTCCTTCGACTCGCCACTGGTGGATGTTTTGACGGAGCTTGAGCACCTGCGTCGCTACCGGCTTGCTGGCACCACGCCTTCCAGTCTGTTCTTCCAACTCAAGAGCATTTTCCACCTCCTGGAGAGCTTGGGTTCGGCTCGCATCGAAGGTAACCACACCACACTTGCGGACTATGTCGAGAGCAAAGTGGAGGGGACCGATTCAACCTCGGACCAGCTTCGCGAGATATCCAATATCGAAAAGGCGATGACGTTCGTCGAGGATCACTTCAGTGAGGCGGAAGACGTCGGTTTGCATCTGCTGCGTGAGCTGCATGCCATCACCGTTGATGACCTCGACAGGGAAGGTGATCGAACCCCTGGCAGTTTTCGCGCGGGCCACGTACGTATCGCCCAGTCGAACCATCTCCCGCCCGATCCGGTGCAGGTTCAAGGTTACATGGAGGAACTGGTTGCCTTCATTAATCGAAGGGATCCGCAAAAGTACGATCTGATGAAGGTGGCAATCGCTCATCATCGATTCGGCTGGATTCACCCGTTCAGCAATGGCAATGGCCGTGTGGTCCGGTTACTGACCTACGTAATGTTGATCAAGTATGGGTTCAATGTCGCGGCGGGTGGGCGTCTGCTCAACCCGACAGCGGTGTTTTGCAATGACCGCGAGCGCTATTACGAAATGCTTGCTCAAGCAGATGCAGGCACCTCTGAAGGGTTGGAGCGATGGTGCGAGTACGTTCTGCGGGGCATTCTGGACGAACTCAGGAAACTTGATCGATTATTGGATTACAGCTATCTGAAACAGGCAATCCTGTCACCTGCACTGGCCCACGCCCGTGAACGGACGTTGCTGACCGACCTTGAGTATGGCGTACTCCGGCTGCTGCTCGACAGTGATAGCGCCATTGCCAGGTCAAGTGATCTGGCCGCTGCGATGCCAGGACTGAAGGGCCCTCAGCGTACGTATCAGATCAAGAAGCTGGTTGAGCGTGGCATGCTGGTACCGATCAAACCCAACGCCCGTCAATACACCCTGGGTTTTTCGCACAGCTACCTTTTGCGCGGGGTGATTCGTGCCCTGACGGCCGAAGGATTCATTACCCAGCAGTTGTCTTCGGCGCGGCAGTAGCCGCTCAAAAGCGAAGACCGGGGCATTCGCCCCGGTCTTTAATGCTTGTGCAACCTCCCTCAGTGCTCCGAAACCGCCTCTCGTCGCGCCGGCGGCTCTCCATGTTCGCCTTCGCTCATCACCGGCACTTCCTTGCCTTCGGCGTTGAACAGCTTGCCGTCTTCGAAGTAGTCGCCATCGCGCAGGGCGGAGATGTCCGAATAGTGGATGGTGCGTTCATAGGCGGCAGCGAAGACCGATTGCTGGTCGGAGTTGCCGGTGGTGAAGTGGTTGAACACCAGGTTGAGCACGATCGCCATGATCGCCGCCGAGCTGATCCCGGAGTGGAAGATGGTCTCGAACCAGGAGGGGAACTGCGCGTAGAAGTTCGGCGCGGCGATCGGGATCATGCCGAAGCCCAGGGAGGCGGCGACGATGATCAGGTTGACGTTGTTCTTGTAGCTGACCTTGGACAGGGTACGGATCCCGCTGGCGGCGACGGTGCCGAACAGCACGATGCCCGCACCACCGAGTACCGA encodes:
- a CDS encoding type I secretion system permease/ATPase; its protein translation is MKATRSRPGNEVLQALKACRAGFANIGLFTAVINLLMLAPALYMLQVYDRVLSSGNEMTLVMLSLMVLGLFAFMGLLEWVRSLVVIRLGTQMDMRLNPRVFEAAYQASLAGHKGAANQVLSDLTTLRQFATGQALFAFFDAPWFPVYLLVMFLFSPWLGLMALVGAVLLTILAWVNERLTQAPFAEAGQLSQQAGQQAGANLRNAEVMEAMGMLAAVRQRWATLHHGFLLRQNLGSERTAAVTAVSKSLRLALQSLVLGLGAWLAIEQLITPGMMIAGSILMARVLAPIDQLIAVWRQWGSARQAYERLHTLLSEQPARALGMPLPAPTGCLLVEQLSAVQPGTRKPCLVNLGFELAAGDSLGIIGASGSGKSTLARLLVGAATPTAGKVRLDGAQLQQWDKGLLGAHIGYLPQDVQLFAGTIADNIARLGVVDSQQVVAAAQLAGVHEMILKLPNGYDTQLGEGGAGLSGGQRQRIGLARALYGLPALIVLDEPNSNLDDFGERALLEAIKQVKAQQRTLILITHKSSLLAAVDKLLVLQNGQMQAFGPTARVLQDLQRSHKPTGIPTPTPALRSAASVSMSYGTPRT
- a CDS encoding HlyD family type I secretion periplasmic adaptor subunit — protein: MTAPQSHHAQAVPDNLLTLDDRRHSRLGRWLVIGGFGGFILWAALAPLDKGVPVSGNVVVAGSRQAVQHPTGGTIERLLVRDGDSVSAGQVLVQMDATQAQAQHDSLRVQYVNARASEARLQAERDGLASISFPADVQALASEPWVATALELQRQLRNSRRQSLDMELAGLRENIAGAEAMLAGVQGSMSHKQEQRAALDEQLQGLRELARDGYIPRNRLLDSERLYAQINGAISEDLGNIGRTRRQVQELKLRMAQRQQEYQREVGQQLSDMQSNAEDLGNRLRSAAFELANTQLRAPASGTVVGLSVFTNGGVIARGQQLMEIVPSDTPLLIDARAPVELVDRLRPGLPVEIMFVAFNQSKTPRVEGELTLVSADRLLDEKTQQPYYQVRAKVSDAGLQQLAGQDIRPGMPVQAFVRTGERSMLNYLFKPLTDRVHVALAEE
- a CDS encoding Fic family protein, encoding MPTFKHHALALLNPSFDSPLVDVLTELEHLRRYRLAGTTPSSLFFQLKSIFHLLESLGSARIEGNHTTLADYVESKVEGTDSTSDQLREISNIEKAMTFVEDHFSEAEDVGLHLLRELHAITVDDLDREGDRTPGSFRAGHVRIAQSNHLPPDPVQVQGYMEELVAFINRRDPQKYDLMKVAIAHHRFGWIHPFSNGNGRVVRLLTYVMLIKYGFNVAAGGRLLNPTAVFCNDRERYYEMLAQADAGTSEGLERWCEYVLRGILDELRKLDRLLDYSYLKQAILSPALAHARERTLLTDLEYGVLRLLLDSDSAIARSSDLAAAMPGLKGPQRTYQIKKLVERGMLVPIKPNARQYTLGFSHSYLLRGVIRALTAEGFITQQLSSARQ